DNA from Candidatus Caccoplasma merdavium:
GTTCCTTGTGCAGTTTTTGCAGGTAGAAGCATTTCGACTCGCACTGTTTTTCCTGAGGGCACACGCGGCCGCATACGGCGGGTAGGGCGCTGGTCTCTTTCAGGGTTTTGGCGGCTTCGAGTATCTCGTCGCGTTCGATGTTTTTGATGAATTTGGGTATGTTGATGCCCACGGGGCAGCCGGTGATGCAGAGGGGTTCGGGACAGTCGAGGCAGCGGGAGGCTTCGACGAGGGCCTGTTCGCGGGTGAGGCCCTGGTTTACCTCTTCGTTGCAGGTGATGCGGTAATCGGGAGCCAGTTCATTCATTTTCACCCGTGTGATGGCGATGCGCTCTTTGTTGGGTTTGGCTTTGCGGAGTGCTTCGCGCCACGATGCGGCACGTTCTGTGCTCAAATATTCTTTGTTGTCCATGAGTGTTAGCGTTTATTCGATACCTTTATACGAGGAGAGTCGCATGAGCATTTCATCGAAGTCGACTTGATGGGCGTCGAATTCGGGGCCGTCTACGCATACGAATTTGGTTTTCCCGCCGACGGTGACGCGGCAGGCTCCACACATGCCGGTGCCGTCGACCATGATGGTGTTGAGCGAAGCCAGGGTGGGGAGGTTGTATTTTTTGGTGAGGAGGGCGACGAATTTCATCATGATGGCGGGGCCTATCGTGACACAGAGATCTACTTTTTCGCGCTTGATGACCTCTTCGACACCGTCGGTGACAAGACCTTTTTTGCCGTAGGAGCCGTCATCGGTCATGATGATGACTTCGTCGGAATAGGGGCGCACCTGGTCTTCGAGAATGATGAGTTCCTTGGTGCGGGCGGCCAGTACCGTGATGACGCGGTTGCCGGCCTTTTTCATCGCTTCGACGATGGGCAGCAGGGGGGCGACGCCTACGCCGCCGCCGCAACAGACGACGGTCCCTACCTTCTCGATGTGGGTGGCTTGTCCCAACGGGCCTACGACATCGGTGATGTAGTCGCCGACTTCGAGGGCACACAATTTGCGGCTCGATTTCCCGACGGCTTGTACGACGAGGGTGATGGTACCCCGTTCGGTATCGGACGAAGTGATGGTCAGCGGTATGCGTTCGCCTTTTTCTCCGACGCGGACAATGACGAAGTGCCCGGCTTTGCGGGCTTTGGCAATGAGCGGCGCTTCTACGTCGAACTTCACGACGTTGGCCGAGAAATACTCTTTGCTGATGATTTTGTTCATGTGACGAGTAGTGTGTTTATATTGTCTTGCAAAGGTAGACAAAATTATTGAAAAGTGATATGTTTCCTGTAAATTTGATATAAATGCGGACTAAATGCCGACAAATCGCATTTTCTCTGCATGGACGTTCCCGCAGGTTGGTGAAGGTTATTCTCCTTTTTTGCGTTGTTTGAGTTTTTGCCGGCGGTGATTCCAAAGTTTGCGGCGTCGGGAGAATTTTTCGAAGAAATCGCGCACCGATGTAAATGACGAGTAGTTGCGCTGCACGTCGATGGAGAGCGGATCGGTAGTGAAGGTGAGCTGCTCGTTTTCCTCGCCGAACTGTTCGGGGAAGAGGACGATGAGGTTGTTCCCGGCAAAGTAACGAGAGAGTTGCAGGGGGAGTTTCTCAAATTCGGTGTTGTAGGAGAGCGATGTGTGGCGGGCGCTGATGATGACCAGCAGGTCGTCTTGCAGGACGACGCCCGTGAGGGTGAGAATGTCGGCCCAGTCGTCGAGTACCTCAAATTCGCAGTCGATGTTGTATCGTTTCTGATGCAAGACGTTGCGCAGTACGACGATTGTGTCGTGGTGGGCGTGGAAAATGACACGGCATCCGATTTGCTTGCCGATGTTGGCAATGCGGTCGATCCATTTGGTAAATCCGCTCTCGTATTCGGCTTTTTCGGGTACGGCCACGACGATGCGGGTGGTCATGTTGATGGGAATGGTGCATTTGGTGATGGCAACCATTTTGTGGGTGCTTTTGAGCAGGTTCTCGATTTTGGTGCCGAAGAAGCTGTCGACGATGTTGCTCTTGTGGTGCAGGCCCAGTATGACTTCGGTGATGTTCTGTTCTTTGATGGTGTGGACGATGCCGCTGGTGATGTTCGCGTCATAGCGAGAGAGACCCACGAGCTTGATGTCCGAGGCGGCGGCGATTTTGGCGGCGCGGTCGAGCAGCACCTGTCCCACATCGCCGGAGTGAAGGGGTGTTTTGTTGTCGTCGATGACGTGCATGGCATAGACGGGCTGCTGCTTGTGCGGGCCTTTGGCCAGTATGGCGAGATTGACGAGGTTTTCGAGCGTGTAAGGGTTGGCTACGGGTATGAGAATGCGTGCCTGGCCGGTATTGTCGCGGTTCTTGTCGTTCTCGTCGGCCGGTTGCTGGGTCGCCATTTTTTTTGCCGCCCGTTCGGTGGCGAAGGAGCTGATGGTGCAGGTGACCAAAATCATGACGATGGTGCCGTTGAGAATGTTGATGTCGAACATGCCGATGTCATATCCGATGAGGACGGCGGCCAAAGTCGCGGCCGCCTGCCCGTTGCTCAGGCCGAAAATCATGGCCCGGTCGATTTTGGTGAGCCCGAAATTCTTCTGGGTAATCCAGGCTGCCAGCCATTTGGCCACAGTGGCAATTACCGACATGACAATGGCTACAAACAAGGCGTCCCAGCCCGAGAAGATGACCGAGGGGTCGATGAGCATACCCACGCCGATGAGGAAGTAGGGTATGAAAAGGGCGTTGCCCACAAACTCGATGCGGTTCATCAGGGGTGACACCGAAGGAATAAACCGGTTGAGAACGACTCCGGCGAAAAAGGCTCCGAGAATCGGTTCAAGACCTGCCGGCTTGGCCAGTGCCGAGGCCAGGAACACCAGTGCCAGCACGAAGATGTATTGCGAGACGTTGTCGTTGTATTTCTTGAAAAACCAGCGGGCAATGCGTGGAAATGCATAGAGGATAAAGAGGCAGTAGGCCGTCATGGAGAGAATGAGCCGCACCCAAAACCATTCGTTGATGGTGCCCGTCTGCATGCCTACGATGACTGCAAGGATGATGAGGGCCCCTACCACTGTGATGATGGTTCCCGCGATGGTGATGGTCACGGCAGGGTTGCGACCTACCCCATAACGCAACACGATGGGGTAGGCGACCAATGTGTGCGAGGCATACATGCTGGCCAGCAATATCGAGGTCATGAGGTCGAGGTGCAGCAGGTAGATGCTCGACAGGGTGCCCAGTATCATGGGGATGAGAAATGTGTGTATGCCGAAGACGATGCCGCGGGTTTTTATCTTGCGGAAGTCGTTGAGGTTCATTTCGAGTCCCACCAGAAACATGAGGTAGAGCAGACCCACGTTCCCGAAAATCTTGAAGCTGCTGTCGTGGGCCAGCACATCGAGCCCGTGCGGGCCGAAGAGTGTTCCCGCCAGAATCAGGCCGATGATGTGGGGAATCCGCAGTTTGTTGAGCAGCAGGGGGGCGAACAGGATAATCGTCAGCACGACAAAGAATATCAGTACCGGGTCGGTGAACGGTAAAGTGGGTAAGAATTGGTTGACGTCCATGGCTCAAAAAAATCTGCGGTGTGGTTCCGGCGAATAAATCGGTGAGCAAAATTAAGAAAAAAGCAGAAATAATGGCACGAGGAATACAGAAATTGTACAGAAAAACGCCTTATTTGATAAAAAAATAGACGTTTGGGCGCGAATTATTAGGAAAAACGTTAATTTTGCCAAGATTTTTGGCCGAAATGCGTTTCGATTGTCGCCCTTAGGCCGCAGAAACAAGATTGTCGAAATTCTAAAAATAAGATAGAACATGAAAGTAGCCATTGTCGGAGCAAGTGGAGCCGTGGGGCAGGAGTTCCTGCGGGTTCTTTCCGAGAGAAATTTTCCGATTGACGAACTGCTGTTGTTCGGTTCGTCACGCAGTGCCGGAACATCATATAACTTCCGGGGTAAAGAGATTGTCGTGAAGGAGTTGCAACACAACGACGATTTCAAGGGCGTAGACATCGCGTTTACTTCGGCGGGAGCCGGGACCTCGAAAGAGTTTGAAAAGACCATCACGAAATATGGCGCTGTCATGATCGACAATTCGAGCGCATTCCGCATGGACGAAGATGTGCCTTTGGTGGTGCCCGAAGTCAATGGCCCCGATGCCAAGGTGCGTCCCCGCGGCGTGATTGCCAACCCCAACTGCACCACCATACAGATGGTTGTCGCTTTGCAGGCGCTCGAACAACTCTCCCACATCAAGTCGGTGCATGTGTCCACTTACCAGGCTGCCAGCGGGGCCGGTGCCGCCGCCATGGCCGAGTTGGTGCATCAGTACGAAGAGCTCATGAAGGGCGAAGCCCCCACGATACAGAAGTTCTATTACCAGTTGGCCTACAACGTGATACCCCAAGTCGATGTCTTCACCGACAACCTTTACACCAAGGAGGAGATGAAGATGTTCAACGAAACGCGTAAAATCATGCACTCCGATGTGAAGGTGAGCGCCATGTGCGTGCGTGTTCCCGTCATGCGGGCTCACTCCGAGGCGATTTGGGTCGAGACCGAGCGTCCGCTCTCGGTCGAAGAGGCTCGCGAGGCTTTTGCCAAGGCCGATGGCGTGGTGCTCATGGACGACCCCGCCAACCGGGCCTACCCGATGCCGCTCGATATCGCCGGCAAAGACCCCGTGTTTGTGGGCCGCATTCGCAAGGACCTTTCCAATCCCAACGGTCTCACGTTCTGGGCCGTCAGCGACCAGATAAAGAAAGGCGCGGCCTTGAATGCCGTGCAAATAGCCGAATATCTGATTCGTGAAAATGCGTTGTAGCATACGGCTTGCTGTTTTAGGTATCCTTATTTTTCTCTATATTTGCGAGGTGGCTTCACAAAGCCGCCTCGTGTCATATAGGCTATTTGATACACCCATGGAAGCAACTCTCTTTTGCGATGAGCGGCTCACGGCTCCGCTCTCGGCCCTTTTCTTGGAAATAGACAACCGCTGTGGTTTCTCGGGCAAACCGGTTATTGGCATCACCAGCAACCACCGTGCTGCCGAGAACCTCACTTGTGTGGCCGACCCCTATGTCGAGGCGGTGTGCCGGGCCGGCGGCGCTCCGCTGCTTTTGCCGGTGGGTGCCGACACGGCGGCGCTCCAACGCATCGTCGAGTGTCTCGACGGCCTACTGCTCACGGGCGGAGG
Protein-coding regions in this window:
- a CDS encoding cation:proton antiporter, with the translated sequence MDVNQFLPTLPFTDPVLIFFVVLTIILFAPLLLNKLRIPHIIGLILAGTLFGPHGLDVLAHDSSFKIFGNVGLLYLMFLVGLEMNLNDFRKIKTRGIVFGIHTFLIPMILGTLSSIYLLHLDLMTSILLASMYASHTLVAYPIVLRYGVGRNPAVTITIAGTIITVVGALIILAVIVGMQTGTINEWFWVRLILSMTAYCLFILYAFPRIARWFFKKYNDNVSQYIFVLALVFLASALAKPAGLEPILGAFFAGVVLNRFIPSVSPLMNRIEFVGNALFIPYFLIGVGMLIDPSVIFSGWDALFVAIVMSVIATVAKWLAAWITQKNFGLTKIDRAMIFGLSNGQAAATLAAVLIGYDIGMFDINILNGTIVMILVTCTISSFATERAAKKMATQQPADENDKNRDNTGQARILIPVANPYTLENLVNLAILAKGPHKQQPVYAMHVIDDNKTPLHSGDVGQVLLDRAAKIAAASDIKLVGLSRYDANITSGIVHTIKEQNITEVILGLHHKSNIVDSFFGTKIENLLKSTHKMVAITKCTIPINMTTRIVVAVPEKAEYESGFTKWIDRIANIGKQIGCRVIFHAHHDTIVVLRNVLHQKRYNIDCEFEVLDDWADILTLTGVVLQDDLLVIISARHTSLSYNTEFEKLPLQLSRYFAGNNLIVLFPEQFGEENEQLTFTTDPLSIDVQRNYSSFTSVRDFFEKFSRRRKLWNHRRQKLKQRKKGE
- a CDS encoding aspartate-semialdehyde dehydrogenase, with the translated sequence MKVAIVGASGAVGQEFLRVLSERNFPIDELLLFGSSRSAGTSYNFRGKEIVVKELQHNDDFKGVDIAFTSAGAGTSKEFEKTITKYGAVMIDNSSAFRMDEDVPLVVPEVNGPDAKVRPRGVIANPNCTTIQMVVALQALEQLSHIKSVHVSTYQAASGAGAAAMAELVHQYEELMKGEAPTIQKFYYQLAYNVIPQVDVFTDNLYTKEEMKMFNETRKIMHSDVKVSAMCVRVPVMRAHSEAIWVETERPLSVEEAREAFAKADGVVLMDDPANRAYPMPLDIAGKDPVFVGRIRKDLSNPNGLTFWAVSDQIKKGAALNAVQIAEYLIRENAL